One Gossypium raimondii isolate GPD5lz chromosome 3, ASM2569854v1, whole genome shotgun sequence genomic window carries:
- the LOC105796532 gene encoding purple acid phosphatase 15 isoform X2: MGTVPVSVFIVVAFVSVVMRRFSFVNGAAIPSAVDGPFKPVTVPLDKSFRGHAVDLPDNDPRVQRIATGYWEPEQIFVSLSSTHDSVWISWITGEFQIGENIKEMDPKTVGSVVKYGRWRFGMTKRAMGHSLVYSQLYPFKGLQNYTSGIIHHVRLTGLKPNTFYYYQCGDPSIPAMSDVHYFRTMPASGPRSYPGRIAIIGDLGLTYNTTSTIDHLMSNHPNLVLLIGDASYANLYLTNGTGADCYSCAFSDTPIHETYQPRWDYWGRFMQPLVSKVPLMMIEGNHEIEEQIEKKTFAAYSARFAFPSEESGSSSTFYYSFNAGGIHFVMLGGYTDYNKSGDQYQWLKKDLAKVDRKVTPWLVATWHPPWFMPTRGRIECITTTWILAVLFILRLVMVATERKWQLHMLMNPEIAPNHRQLWINLWVGSVHLTSHQGRQVVNSAGIGSLIIVHIEKAALDMESLR; the protein is encoded by the exons ATGGGGACAGTTCCAGTTTCTGTGTTTATTGTTGTAGCGTTTGTTTCAGTTGTAATGCGAAGGTTTAGCTTTGTTAATGGGGCAGCAATTCCAAGTGCTGTTGATGGACCATTCAAGCCGGTGACAGTCCCCTTGGACAAGAGTTTCAGAGGGCATGCAGTGGACTTGCCTGACAATGATCCTCGTGTTCAAAGGATTGCTACAGGTTATTGGGAGCCTGAACAAATCTTTGTCTCTCTTTCATCAACCCATGATTCTGTCTGGATTTCTTGGATTACAG GGGAATTTCAAATaggagaaaatataaaagaaatggatCCAAAAACGGTGGGAAGTGTTGTAAAATATGGGAGGTGGAGATTTGGAATGACAAAGAGAGCAATGGGGCATTCATTAGTTTATAGCCAACTTTATCCATTTAAAGGCCTCCAAAATTATACCTCTGGAATTATTCACCATGTTCGCCTCACTG GTTTAAAACCCAACACCTTCTATTACTATCAATGTGGAGACCCTTCAATCCCAGCAATGAGCGATGTTCATTATTTCCGAACAATGCCGGCCTCCGGTCCAAGGAGTTATCCGGGAAGAATTGCAATCATCGGAGACTTGGGGCTCACGTATAACACAACTTCAACAATTGATCACCTTATGAGCAATCACCCGAACCTGGTGCTGTTAATCGGCGATGCAAGCTATGCCAACTTGTATCTCACCAATGGCACCGGTGCCGATTGCTACTCTTGCGCTTTCTCCGATACTCCTATTCACGAAACGTATCAGCCTCGTTGGGATTATTGGGGCCG GTTTATGCAGCCTTTGGTGTCTAAGGTTCCCTTGATGATGATAGAAGGGAACCATGAAATAGAAGAACAGATTGAGAAGAAGACATTTGCGGCTTATAGTGCTCGATTCGCATTTCCATCGGAGGAGAGCGGATCATCGTCGACATTCTATTATTCTTTTAATGCAGGTGGCATTCATTTCGTGATGCTCGGTGGTTACACCGACTATAACAAATCAGGGGATCAATACCAGTGGTTGAAGAAGGACCTTGCAAAAGTTGATAGAAAAGTGACTCCATGGTTGGTTGCAACATGGCATCCTCCATG GTTCATGCCTACGAGAGGTCGAATCGAGTGTATAACTACAACTTGGATCCTTGCGGTCCTGTTCATATTACGATTGGTGATGGTGGCAACCGAGAGAAAATGGCAATTACACATGCTGATGAACCCGGAAATTGCCCCAAACCATCGACAACTCTGGATAAATTTATGGGTGGGTTCTGTGCATTTAACTTCACATCAGGGCCGGCAAGTGGTAAATTCTGCTGGGATAGGCAGCCTGATTATAGTGCATATAGAGAAAGCAGCTTTGGACATGGAATCCTTGAG GTGA
- the LOC105796532 gene encoding purple acid phosphatase 15 isoform X1 — protein sequence MGTVPVSVFIVVAFVSVVMRRFSFVNGAAIPSAVDGPFKPVTVPLDKSFRGHAVDLPDNDPRVQRIATGYWEPEQIFVSLSSTHDSVWISWITGEFQIGENIKEMDPKTVGSVVKYGRWRFGMTKRAMGHSLVYSQLYPFKGLQNYTSGIIHHVRLTGLKPNTFYYYQCGDPSIPAMSDVHYFRTMPASGPRSYPGRIAIIGDLGLTYNTTSTIDHLMSNHPNLVLLIGDASYANLYLTNGTGADCYSCAFSDTPIHETYQPRWDYWGRFMQPLVSKVPLMMIEGNHEIEEQIEKKTFAAYSARFAFPSEESGSSSTFYYSFNAGGIHFVMLGGYTDYNKSGDQYQWLKKDLAKVDRKVTPWLVATWHPPWYSTYTAHYREAECMRVAMEDLLYKYGVDIVFNGHVHAYERSNRVYNYNLDPCGPVHITIGDGGNREKMAITHADEPGNCPKPSTTLDKFMGGFCAFNFTSGPASGKFCWDRQPDYSAYRESSFGHGILEVKNETHALWTWYRNQDAYGTTGDVVYIVRQPDRCPVEPDVIN from the exons ATGGGGACAGTTCCAGTTTCTGTGTTTATTGTTGTAGCGTTTGTTTCAGTTGTAATGCGAAGGTTTAGCTTTGTTAATGGGGCAGCAATTCCAAGTGCTGTTGATGGACCATTCAAGCCGGTGACAGTCCCCTTGGACAAGAGTTTCAGAGGGCATGCAGTGGACTTGCCTGACAATGATCCTCGTGTTCAAAGGATTGCTACAGGTTATTGGGAGCCTGAACAAATCTTTGTCTCTCTTTCATCAACCCATGATTCTGTCTGGATTTCTTGGATTACAG GGGAATTTCAAATaggagaaaatataaaagaaatggatCCAAAAACGGTGGGAAGTGTTGTAAAATATGGGAGGTGGAGATTTGGAATGACAAAGAGAGCAATGGGGCATTCATTAGTTTATAGCCAACTTTATCCATTTAAAGGCCTCCAAAATTATACCTCTGGAATTATTCACCATGTTCGCCTCACTG GTTTAAAACCCAACACCTTCTATTACTATCAATGTGGAGACCCTTCAATCCCAGCAATGAGCGATGTTCATTATTTCCGAACAATGCCGGCCTCCGGTCCAAGGAGTTATCCGGGAAGAATTGCAATCATCGGAGACTTGGGGCTCACGTATAACACAACTTCAACAATTGATCACCTTATGAGCAATCACCCGAACCTGGTGCTGTTAATCGGCGATGCAAGCTATGCCAACTTGTATCTCACCAATGGCACCGGTGCCGATTGCTACTCTTGCGCTTTCTCCGATACTCCTATTCACGAAACGTATCAGCCTCGTTGGGATTATTGGGGCCG GTTTATGCAGCCTTTGGTGTCTAAGGTTCCCTTGATGATGATAGAAGGGAACCATGAAATAGAAGAACAGATTGAGAAGAAGACATTTGCGGCTTATAGTGCTCGATTCGCATTTCCATCGGAGGAGAGCGGATCATCGTCGACATTCTATTATTCTTTTAATGCAGGTGGCATTCATTTCGTGATGCTCGGTGGTTACACCGACTATAACAAATCAGGGGATCAATACCAGTGGTTGAAGAAGGACCTTGCAAAAGTTGATAGAAAAGTGACTCCATGGTTGGTTGCAACATGGCATCCTCCATGGTACAGTACATATACTGCACATTATAGAGAAGCTGAATGTATGAGGGTAGCAATGGAAGATTTATTATACAAATACGGAGTTGATATAGTCTTCAATGGACAT GTTCATGCCTACGAGAGGTCGAATCGAGTGTATAACTACAACTTGGATCCTTGCGGTCCTGTTCATATTACGATTGGTGATGGTGGCAACCGAGAGAAAATGGCAATTACACATGCTGATGAACCCGGAAATTGCCCCAAACCATCGACAACTCTGGATAAATTTATGGGTGGGTTCTGTGCATTTAACTTCACATCAGGGCCGGCAAGTGGTAAATTCTGCTGGGATAGGCAGCCTGATTATAGTGCATATAGAGAAAGCAGCTTTGGACATGGAATCCTTGAG GTGAAAAATGAGACTCATGCACTGTGGACATGGTACCGTAATCAAGATGCTTATGGGACTACTGGTGATGTGGTTTATATAGTTAGGCAACCTGATAGATGCCCTGTTGAACCCGACGTAATTAATTAG
- the LOC105796541 gene encoding cytochrome P450 CYP749A22-like, which yields MELVILVPCSLLLIALIKFLYDYLWVPLSIQHMLNSQGIKGPPYRFIHGNNKEIIKMRKEAMSKPKALTHDIFAKTQPHMYSWIKKYGKNFVYWNGIRAEVVISEPELVKEVLKNSENVFPKAKPSFYVSKLLGNGLATIDGEKWVKHRKLTNYAFHGESLKNMTPAIIASVETMLKRWKGKEGKEIEVYQEFRLLTSEVISRTAFGSNYLEGEKIFAMLNKLSIIMGRNLFNTKIPLISKLWKPADLLESEELAKEIKDCVIKIVRKREDKAVNGEVDSFDNNFLGLLINAYHDSDENNRLSLEDLVDECKTFYWTGHDTVNALLAWVLLLLAIHGDWQEKARREVIDIFGNQNPHPESIAKLKTMTMIIYETLRLYGATNGLPRKVAREVQVGKLVMPANIDLLIARAALHHDPQLWGDDVHLFKPERFAEGIAKATNYNAAAFFPFGLGPRFCVGMTFATIETKIALSMILQRYTISLSPAYVHSPIPILTLHPEHGIQVILESLHNDA from the exons ATGGAGCTTGTAATTCTTGTCCCATGTTCTTTGTTACTCATTGCTTTAATCAAGTTCCTTTATGATTACTTGTGGGTGCCTCTTAGTATACAGCATATGCTGAATTCTCAGGGAATCAAAGGACCTCCTTACAGATTCATCCATGGCAACAACAAGGAAATTATCAAAATGAGAAAGGAAGCTATGAGCAAACCCAAGGCCTTGACTCATGATATATTTGCCAAAACGCAGCCACATATGTACTCCTGGATCAAAAAATATG GGAAGAATTTTGTTTATTGGAACGGTATTCGAGCTGAAGTGGTGATTTCAGAACCTGAACTAGTCAAAGAGGTTCtgaaaaatagtgaaaatgtcTTTCCAAAAGCGAAGCCATCATTTTATGTTAGCAAGCTACTGGGGAACGGGCTTGCGACAATCGATGGTGAAAAATGGGTGAAGCATCGGAAGTTGACGAATTACGCTTTTCATGGGGAAAGCTTAAAG AACATGACACCGGCAATAATTGCTAGCGTTGAAACAATGCTAAAAAGGTGGAAAGGCAAAGAAGGCAAAGAGATTGAAGTGTATCAAGAATTTAGATTATTGACTTCAGAAGTGATATCCAGAACAGCTTTTGGTAGCAATTACTTGGAAGGGGAGAAGATTTTTGCCATGTTGAACAAGTTATCAATAATTATGGGCCGAAATctttttaatactaaaattcCTTTGATCAG CAAGTTATGGAAACCTGCTGATTTGCTAGAGTCTGAAGAACttgcaaaagaaataaaagattgtGTGATTAAGATTGTcaggaaaagagaagataaaGCTGTAAATGGAGAAGTTGATAGCTTCGACAATAATTTTCTAGGATTACTTATAAATGCCTATCATGATTCGGATGAAAATAACAGGCTTTCATTGGAAGACTTGGTAGATGAGTGCAAAACATTTTACTGGACCGGACACGACACTGTTAATGCCTTGCTTGCTTGGGTTCTTTTGCTTTTAGCAATCCATGGAGATTGGCAAGAGAAAGCAAGAAGAGAGGTGATTGACATATTTGGTAACCAAAATCCACATCCTGAAAGCATTGCAAAACTCAAAACT ATGACCATGATCATATATGAAACTCTAAGATTGTACGGTGCCACAAATGGCCTGCCAAGAAAAGTTGCAAGAGAAGTTCAGGTAGGAAAGCTAGTCATGCCAGCTAATATAGATCTTCTTATTGCGAGGGCTGCACTTCACCATGACCCCCAACTATGGGGAGATGATGTGCATCTTTTCAAACCAGAGAGATTTGCAGAAGGGATTGCCAAAGCTACTAATTACAATGCAGCCGCATTTTTCCCATTTGGACTGGGACCTCGATTTTGTGTTGGTATGACCTTTGCAACCATAGAAACCAAAATTGCTCTCTCCATGATTCTACAACGCTACACCATTAGTCTCTCCCCCGCCTATGTACACTCACCAATACCTATTTTAACCCTTCATCCAGAACATGGAATTCAAGTGATACTTGAGTCACTGCATAATGATGCTTAA
- the LOC105796534 gene encoding PLASMODESMATA CALLOSE-BINDING PROTEIN 3, with the protein MAIPVLKLVLLFLPLLINVFSFVQGQTWCVARSDASSQALQNALDYACASGADCTPIQSNGLCFLPNTIQAHASYAYNSYYQRRAKAPGSCDFAGTATVAKTDPSYGSCMYPSPQSTSGGTAMPKTGSWNNPNVPTTTTTPINGGGGGPGLNYPGFSPPFLSRASFDSTVNTSSMSILLLLVLSFILHPIWNFLNLDA; encoded by the exons ATGGCAATACCAGTCTTAAAGCTAGTATTGTTGTTCCTCCCATTGCTAATAAACGTCTTCTCGTTTGTTCAAGGCCAAACCTGGTGTGTGGCTCGAAGTGATGCCAGTAGCCAAGCTCTACAAAATGCACTAGACTATGCATGTGCCTCTGGTGCTGACTGCACCCCTATACAATCTAATGGCCTTTGTTTCCTTCCAAATACAATCCAAGCTCATGCTTCCTACGCTTACAATAGCTACTATCAACGTAGGGCAAAGGCACCTGGTTCTTGTGACTTTGCTGGCACAGCCACTGTTGCTAAAACTGATCCCA GTTATGGATCTTGTATGTACCCATCTCCTCAAAG CACATCCGGAGGGACAGCTATGCCAAAAACAGGGTCGTGGAACAATCCGAATGTGCCAACTACGACAACCACACCGATCAATGGCGGAGGTGGCGGTCCGGGGCTCAATTACCCTGGATTCAGCCCTCCATTTCTCTCTAGAGCTTCATTTGATAGTACAGTCAACACAAGCTCAATGTCTATCCTGCTCTTACTTGTTCTGTCATTTATTTTGCATCCAATATGGAACTTTTTAAACCTTGATGCATGA
- the LOC105796532 gene encoding purple acid phosphatase 15 isoform X3 — protein MDPKTVGSVVKYGRWRFGMTKRAMGHSLVYSQLYPFKGLQNYTSGIIHHVRLTGLKPNTFYYYQCGDPSIPAMSDVHYFRTMPASGPRSYPGRIAIIGDLGLTYNTTSTIDHLMSNHPNLVLLIGDASYANLYLTNGTGADCYSCAFSDTPIHETYQPRWDYWGRFMQPLVSKVPLMMIEGNHEIEEQIEKKTFAAYSARFAFPSEESGSSSTFYYSFNAGGIHFVMLGGYTDYNKSGDQYQWLKKDLAKVDRKVTPWLVATWHPPWYSTYTAHYREAECMRVAMEDLLYKYGVDIVFNGHVHAYERSNRVYNYNLDPCGPVHITIGDGGNREKMAITHADEPGNCPKPSTTLDKFMGGFCAFNFTSGPASGKFCWDRQPDYSAYRESSFGHGILEVKNETHALWTWYRNQDAYGTTGDVVYIVRQPDRCPVEPDVIN, from the exons atggatCCAAAAACGGTGGGAAGTGTTGTAAAATATGGGAGGTGGAGATTTGGAATGACAAAGAGAGCAATGGGGCATTCATTAGTTTATAGCCAACTTTATCCATTTAAAGGCCTCCAAAATTATACCTCTGGAATTATTCACCATGTTCGCCTCACTG GTTTAAAACCCAACACCTTCTATTACTATCAATGTGGAGACCCTTCAATCCCAGCAATGAGCGATGTTCATTATTTCCGAACAATGCCGGCCTCCGGTCCAAGGAGTTATCCGGGAAGAATTGCAATCATCGGAGACTTGGGGCTCACGTATAACACAACTTCAACAATTGATCACCTTATGAGCAATCACCCGAACCTGGTGCTGTTAATCGGCGATGCAAGCTATGCCAACTTGTATCTCACCAATGGCACCGGTGCCGATTGCTACTCTTGCGCTTTCTCCGATACTCCTATTCACGAAACGTATCAGCCTCGTTGGGATTATTGGGGCCG GTTTATGCAGCCTTTGGTGTCTAAGGTTCCCTTGATGATGATAGAAGGGAACCATGAAATAGAAGAACAGATTGAGAAGAAGACATTTGCGGCTTATAGTGCTCGATTCGCATTTCCATCGGAGGAGAGCGGATCATCGTCGACATTCTATTATTCTTTTAATGCAGGTGGCATTCATTTCGTGATGCTCGGTGGTTACACCGACTATAACAAATCAGGGGATCAATACCAGTGGTTGAAGAAGGACCTTGCAAAAGTTGATAGAAAAGTGACTCCATGGTTGGTTGCAACATGGCATCCTCCATGGTACAGTACATATACTGCACATTATAGAGAAGCTGAATGTATGAGGGTAGCAATGGAAGATTTATTATACAAATACGGAGTTGATATAGTCTTCAATGGACAT GTTCATGCCTACGAGAGGTCGAATCGAGTGTATAACTACAACTTGGATCCTTGCGGTCCTGTTCATATTACGATTGGTGATGGTGGCAACCGAGAGAAAATGGCAATTACACATGCTGATGAACCCGGAAATTGCCCCAAACCATCGACAACTCTGGATAAATTTATGGGTGGGTTCTGTGCATTTAACTTCACATCAGGGCCGGCAAGTGGTAAATTCTGCTGGGATAGGCAGCCTGATTATAGTGCATATAGAGAAAGCAGCTTTGGACATGGAATCCTTGAG GTGAAAAATGAGACTCATGCACTGTGGACATGGTACCGTAATCAAGATGCTTATGGGACTACTGGTGATGTGGTTTATATAGTTAGGCAACCTGATAGATGCCCTGTTGAACCCGACGTAATTAATTAG